The nucleotide sequence GACGAGGCGCTGGCGCTACCCACTGAAAGGGCCGTACTGATTGCCTTGCGCACGCAGCAGATCATCGCCAGCGAAAGCGGTGTCGTCAATACCGTCGATCCTGTTGGTGGCTCCTACTTTATAGAGAAGCTGACGGACGAGACGGAGCAGGCGACTAAGGACTACCTGGATCGCATCGATGCGCTTGGCGGCGTGCTGGCCTGCATCCAGAACGGCTTCTTCCAGCGCGAAATTGCCGAATCGGCCTATCGCTACCAGCAGGAGATCGACCAGCACAGGCGCACCATCGTCGGCGTCAACGATTATATTATAGAAGAAGATATCAAGGTTCCAACGCTGTATATCGACCGTGTCGGAGAGCGCGCGCACCTCGAGCGTCTCAATCGCGTGCGCCGCGAGCGCGATAATGCAGCCGTCAAACGCGCGCTGGATAACCTGCGTCGCGTTGCCGAAGGCACCGAGAATACGATGCCGGCCATCATCGAAGCCGTCAAGGTCTATGCCACGCTGGGCGAGATCATGGATGTCTTCCGCGCGGTCTTCGGCGAATACATGGAACCGGCCGTGTTTTAAGGGAAATGCATGCTTGAAATACATAAATCAGGCCTGGTCAAAAGGCAAACGCTCTCGGATGTAGAGCTTGCGGCCATTGAGCAGCTCATAGCCACCTGCAATGCATACGAGGGCCTGCGTATGCGCCTGAGTACAGAATGGCTCAAAAAGCGTACCGGCGATCAAACCAACGATTTTCTCTATTACGAGGATGCCAGGCTTGCCGGCTATCTGAACATCGATAGCCATGGCGTCCTGGAAAAAGAACTGACCGGTATGGTCCACCCGGATTACCGGCGCAGGGGTATCTTTAGCGCTCTGCTTGCGGCAGCGCGAGAGGAATGCGACCGGCGCGGAGTGAAGAAACTGATCCTCGTTTGCGAGGATGGCTCCCTTTCCGGCAAGGCATTTGCGCAGGCTGTGGGAGCTCACCATGACTTTTCCGAACACGAAATGGTGCTGGGAACCTTTCACGAGAAACCGGTCGTCAGCCCGCAACTGCACGTGCGCAAGGCAGGAGCCGAAGACCTGGAAGCCATAGCATTAATTCATGCTACGAGCTTTGGCGATGATCTACAACGATCAAGATCATATACGGAGATATGCTTGCGCCGTCCCTGGTGTACCTTCTATCTCGGCCTGCTGGGTGAGGAACCCGTTGCCTGCCTGCGCCTGGACGACCTGGAGGAGGAATTTGGCATTTACGGTTTCGGCGTGAGACCGGAGTACCAGGGTCGCGGCTACGGCAGGCAATTGCTGCAAGACATCATCCGCATGCTGCGCGCCGGAAGCACCAGGGGCATTATGCTCGACGTTGAGACCAATAATACGAATGCCGTCGGGCTGTATCTTTCATGTGGATTTGAGATACGAACGACTTACGGCTACTATGACCTGAGTATTGCGTAAGGGCCAGATTCATCGCGCACCAGGAATTATAGTGCCATCCATTCGGGGCCGATTTTGGTTGTTCACAAATTATTCCAGCAATGGACGCGGGGGCCGATCAATCGGCCCCTGTATAAACTTTTTGAGGAGAGCATCATTTTCATGCGTTGGTTAGAGTTGAAGGTGCGGACGCATCCAGAAGCGATCGAATCGGTGAGCGAGCTGTTGAGCCGCTATACGCCGGGCGGTGTGGCAATTGAGGAACCAATTGAACTGGTAGACGAGGGGCAGGAGTACAGGGTACTGGCGGGCGAGCCTGTGAACGTGTGCGCCTACCTGCCTATGGATGGAAAAGAGGAGGAGACTCGCCAACATGTCGCCGAGGGACTCTGGCATTTATCCAGCCTGGGTTCGCAATTTGTGGGAGACCTGCAAACCCGCGTCGTGAACGAGGAGGATTGGGCCAACGCCTGGAAAGACTATTACCACGTGACACATATTGGTCGCCGCCTGGTCATTCGCCCATCCTGGCGCGACTACACTCCCAAAGATGACGAGGTCATGCTGGAACTCGATCCGGGCATGGCTTTCGGCACCGGCCTGCATCCCACCACTCGCATGTGTCTCGAGCAGGTGGAACAGCGCGTCCGGCCTGGTATGCGCGTGCTGGATGTCGGCACCGGCTCGGGCATTCTGGCGCTGGCCGCCGCGAAATTGGGCGCTTCCGAGGTCTATTGCATCGATAATAGCAGCGTGGCTGTTGAAAGCGCCGCGGCCAACGCCGCGGCCAATAGACTGGAAGATCGCATTACCGTGGCGCTGGGAACGCTCGACGAGGCAGAGGCCGGGCGCGTGCAGAACCGGTACAACATGGTGCTGGCAAATATCATTGCGCGGGTCATCGGCGCCATTGCTCCCCAGCTTGCCGGAGTGCTGGCCCCGGGCGGGATACTTATCGCCAGTGGCATTATCGAAGAACGCCGCCATGAAGCGGAGCAGCCGCTCCTGGACGCCGGTTTGCGCCTGGTTGAGGCAGTGATGATCGATGATTGGGTCACGCTGGTCATGACGAAATAACATGCATCGTTTTTTTGTCTCCCCTGAACTACTGAAAGAAACGAACATCAGCATCTCCTTGCCGAAGGAGCTTGCTCACCAGGTGCGCGACGTTTTGCGCCTCAATCCAGGCGAGGAACTGCTCCTGCTCGATAATAGCGGCGAGGAAGTCCTGGCATCTGTCGCGGCAATCAGCAAAACAGCTGTGGATGTCCACCTGCTTGAGCGGCGTCCTGGTAAAAGCGAATCGCCCGTTCGCATCATCCTCTGCCAGGGACTGCTCAAATCGGCGCGTTTTGAATGGATTCTGGAAAAAGGGACGGAACTGGGCGTCTCGACGTTCTCGCCCATCCTCTGCCGGCGCTCGACGGCGGGTCTTGAGGATGCCGGGCCATCCAAAATTGCACGCTGGAAACGCATCATCCAGGAGGCGGCGGAACAATGCGGCCGCCCGCGCCTGCCGGAACTCCTACCCATCCGGCCACTGATGCACGCCCTCAACGATATTCCCGCGGAAGCCATCGCGCTGATGCCCTGGGAAGAGGAACGGAATTGTACCCTGCGGCAGGCGTTGACATCCTATAAGGCGCAGCAATCTGCCGAATCCCGATCGGATTCCCAAACACATACAACGGTCGTTCTCTTCATCGGCCCCGAAGGTGGCTTGATGGCCGAAGAGGTTGTCCTGGCGCAACGCTCCGGCGTGCAGGTTGTGTCGCTCGGTTCGCGTATTTTGCGCGCCGAAACCGCGGCGCTGGCAGCAGTAGCGAATGTTATGTATGAACTGGCTGGGTAACTTCTTGCTCTTGCTGTGCAGCGATCCAGAAAGGGCGCAGCAGGATCAAGGCCACAATACCGGCCAGGAAATAGAAGAAACCCATCAGGTACATGGTTGGTCGAATGCCTATACGGTCTCCAAGGAAGCTGGATACGAAAAGGCCGATTAGCAGCAAGATGGTGTTATTGTTCAAATACGCGCCGAAAACGCGCCCGCGATAACGGTCCTGGGACCTGCGTTGCAGCAACGTATAGACGGCCACAAAGAAGAACACGACCGGCATACCTGCAAGCATGGTACAAATAACGACGACCGGCAGTCTGGGGAATGTCACTTCTATCAAACAGCATAGACCTGCTGCAAGCGCGCCAAGGGCTACGAGACGAAATGAGCCTATGAGCCTGTCTACACGGTTCAGCACAAGCGAGCCAACGACGCCGCCCACTCCCTGGGCCGTCAGTATCCAGCTAAAGATGAGCGCATTATTACCTGCCACCTGGCTTAAGAACGGCACAAAGAGTGCTCTTCCCGCCCCCTCACCAATCATCGCCGTTCCCGTGATGATGAACAGCACGGCGATGAGGCGTTCTTTTCGCATCACACGCAGGCCTGCTCGCCACTCGTGCCACACGCGAAGCGCAGGAGATCGCTCCGGTGAGACATCTACAGCAATCCGGTTGCTGACGGAAGCAGGCAGAACGATGAGCAAAATCATGATTCCGGAAAACATGTAGGAGAAGCTGTCCGCCAGTACAACGCTATTCAGCCCAAACAGCGCGAACATAGCGCCGCCTAAAGATGGGCCTACCAGGCGCGTCATTTCCTCGCCGAGCGCATTAAGCGAGTTAGCCGCCGTCAAATGGCGTTCTTCGACCAGGATGGGCAGCAAAGCGCCAAACGCCGGAGTAAAAAATTGCGAGAGCGTCGTTTCCATAAACGCCACGACATAGACGAGCCAGATGGTATTACTACCGTGCAGCAGGAGCAAGGGCAGCAGGATGCAGACGCGTGAAAAATCGGCGGCAATCATCGTCCAACGTCGATTCCAGCGATCCACGAAAACGCCTGCCACGGAGCCAAGAAAAAGGCGCGGCAGCGTCTCCACGATGAACATCGCGCCGGTAGCCAGCGCCGAGCCGGTACGCTGGTACACATAAAACGGCAGCGCGACCAGCAGCACCCAATCGCCCAGCATAGAGACCAGTTGCCCACACCAGAGCAGCGCGAAGTTACGTTGACGTATGACGGCAAGCATGATGAAACCCTCTTTCTGGAAATGAAGATGGTTGTGAAGAAGATGGATAGGGGAAAGATGCTATTCCTGGAAGCAGGCAAGCACTTCCAGCGTGTCCCTGTGCAGCATCAGGGTGAGCCGGGCGGCGCTGGTAATATCCGTGAGACGGGCGCGAAATACCGGCTGACCGGCGAATTCGGTCACTATTTCCGGCTCATTAATCCAGCGTGGGTGCTGCGTGACGAAATCCTGTGCGAGCGGATGCAGCCAGACAAAAGCACCAACAAAAAAGCTGCTATTAGAACCACATACCGGGCATTCGCGTACAAAGCGCAGCCCATGCCAGGGTTGAAGCCAGGCAGGCATCTCTGCGAGGCTAACTAATCTTATGGGCACAGACGACCGGCACCAGAAACAGTGCTGCCTGAACCAGTAATCAATGGCGAGGCGCTGTATGCGTTTCCATGCCGGACGGAACGATGTCAATCCGCTCAATTCGGGGAAGCCGCCGGTTTTGATCCACGCCCGCGGCTCACCATCAAAGCAATTCGGACAGCGCATGAGCAGGTCAACTCGCCCATCAGGAAGCGTATCGAATCGCCCTTGCAGGTAGTGACGCGCGCAGAACATGCACCAGATACGGGTTTCATGCCATCCTGTATCCGTTATGGGATCAAGTAGCAGTCCAAACGTTTCAGCCTCGGTTCGTAGTTCAGTGTTGAGAATTTGACGCAATTTCCGCCTGGCGCGCACCAATCGTACCTCTAGCGCCTTAATGCTCAATTCCAGGCGCGAGGCTACTTCGCGCTGCGACAACTCTTCCAGGTAATGCAGTTCGACTGCCGCCCGATCCTCTTTTGAAAGATGACTCAGCGCGCAATCGAGCAATATTTCCATGTCCTGGCGACTCAATTCCTCGACGGGGTCAAGCGCGTATGGGTCGGCGATCTCTTCTTCCCAGGCGGATGTGCGCTCGTCGTTAGCGGTGGAAGAGAAAGTGGAAAGATCTACCAGGCGCGCGTTCGTCATGCTGCGTGTTCGCTGCCAGCGCAGGCATATATTGTGGCAGATGCCACTCAGCCAGGCCTCGAAGCGTTCCGGCGAGCGCAGTTGATCGAGGTGCTTCCAGGCCTCGATCAGCGTTTCCTGCACGATATCATCAGCATCAGCAGGTGGGATACCTTGCGAGCGCGCAAGTTGCAGCAAATGGGGCTGGCTCATCGCCAGCGCCCTGTTCAGGCTAGCTGAAAGCAGCGTTCCTGGCTGTTCGCGCTCAAAGGCGCCAGGCTCATCAAACAGGTTTTTATCTCCAGGTCTCATGATGGATATTGTAGCAGCCATACCCGTTCCTATCCAGTTATCATCTCGCTCTTCTATTTTGTCTTCCTATCTCTTTGTCGCAAACACTTCCCAAAACCCTACACCATTTTTCAAGGATGATGCAGGGAAGATGATGCAGGGAAAATGAAAGGCGTATCCAGTAGGGGCGGATATGGGGTGAGGGAGCAAGCTCCCCTACTGGTCGCGCGCCTCTTCACGTGGATGTTCAAGCCGCGTCCCTTGCGCGAGGGGCAAAAGCATGGTGACGGTCGTGCCCGAATCGGGGATGCTGGTCAGAGTCAGCGTGCCACCGTGGGCTATGGTGATGCCACGAGCGATAGAGAGGCCGAGGCCGGTGCCACCTGCCTGCCGCGAGCGCGCTTTGTCCACCCGGTAGAAGCGTTCTCCCAGGTGTGGAAGATGTTCGGCTGAGATGCCGATACCCGTATCGCGTACCTCGAGCAGCGCCTGTCCCTGCTTTATCGCCGTGCGAACCGTTATTTGACCCCTGGGACGATTGTATTTGATAGCGTTATCTAGTACCGCCAGCACGGCCTGTTCGAGCTGCATGGGGTCGCCTATCACCACCGCCGCATCATCGAGTTCTGTGATAATGCTGATCTCCGACTGATCGGCGAGAGCCTGTATGCGCCTTACCCCGGCCCGGGCAATGTCGGAGAGATTCACCACCTCGTGCTCGCGGTGAGATGCGCTGTTATCCAGGCGCGCCAGCGTCAGCAGGTTGGTTGCCAGGTTCGACATGTGATTTGTTTCGGCGACGATGTCCTCTAACAGCAGTGTATCTTCCTCGTCCATCTGCCCGTGGCTGCGTAACAGGACTTCGGCATCGGCGCGCAGCAGCGTCAGCGGCGTGCGCAATTCGTGCGCGGCATCGGCGATGAAACGCTGCTGGTTCGTCCAGGCCAGGCGGGCCGGGGCCAGCGCGCGATTGGATAAGAACAGGCCGCCCACTCCCGCGCCGACCAGCGCGACGCCGCCAAAAGCGAGCATAAGCTTCAGCAGCACGGAGAGCGCCTGCTCCTCTGGCTGGACAACCTCGGCAGCCACGATTACGCGCACATTCCCGCTGCCTGAACTCAGCGATGAGACGTCGTTCTCCGGCACAAGCAGCGCGTAGCGATAGATTTGCCCATATGGACTTCCTGTATCCACGATATCGGCGGTCGAATGACCTGTTTGCAGCGCTTCCTTCGCAAGATTATTGGAGAGGAACGCAGCCGGAAGTCCTGTACCATTCGAGATCAGATTGCCATGCTGATCGTAGCAGGCGATTATTTCGGGCATAAAAATTCCCCGGCCTGGTCCGCCGAATTGACCTGTATTGTCATCTAATGGACAGGCAACAAGTGAGGGCGGGCCTGAAAGCAATTCATGCAAGTGATCTTGAGCATGCATCTGGGTATCGCTCTCGATGGGGTTTAAAAGGAACTGCTGCGCGCTGATATAAACGGCCACGCTAAACAGAATCAGGGCCGCGGCCAGCACGCCACAATACCAGAGCGTCAGGTTAATTCTAAGCCCGCGAAACAAGATCGCTCCCGGTTCTCTTGAGAAAGGACTCCCGCTCCGGCGCAAGGGCCACAACGACCGTTGCGACTTTGGCGACCCCTGGGCAAACCTGCTCCTTTGCATGCCATTGCTCCTTCGCGCCGTTTCAGGCATCGATCTTGTAGCCCACGCCCCGCACCGTCTTGATCAATGGGCGTGAGAAGCCCTGGTCGATCTTGTCGCGCAGGTAGTGAATGTAGATGTCTACGACGTTGGAAAGCGCCTCGAGATCATAACGCCAGACGGCATCGGTAATTTGCGTGCGCGAAAGTACCTGCCCAGGATGGCGCATCAGGTATTCCAGCAGGGCGAACTCTTTGGCGGTTAACTCGATGACGCGCCCGCCGCGCCGCGCCTCATGCCTGACCAGGTCGAGCGTCAGGTCTGCCACCGTCAGTTGAACTGTCTCGTCAAAACGGCGGTCCCGGCGGCGAAGCAGCGCGTTGACACGAGCCAGCAATTCCTCCATCGCGAACGGCTTGGTCAGATAGTCGTCGGCGCCCACATTGAGGCCCATCACGCGATCCTCAACCGCCCCTCTCGCTGTAAGCATCAGCACCGGCGTCATAATGTTTTCGGCGCGCATCTGGCGGCAAATCTCGATGCCATCGATTTCTGGCAGCATCAGATCAAGAATAACCACGTCATAGGTATCGCTTAGCGCGAGGTCAAGTCCGGTCTCACCATCGTGCGCCAGGTCGACGGTATGGCGTTCCTCCAACAGTACGCGGCGCAACAAATATGCCAGGCGCTTCTCGTCTTCAACAACAAGTATATGCATTGCTCCGTCCCTCGTTTCATACCCTCATGCGGGAAATCGCCCTTTCCCTACTATACCGCATAGCAATTTCTGCTGCTATAAGGGGCCAGCATCTAGACCCATCTTTACGTGCTAGCTTAGCATCGCTTTATTGATTTTTTATGAGAAGTGTATGAGAGAATTCTCATGAAGCGCAAGTAGCTGCATGAGAAATCCCTCATGTTCTTCCAATGTACGTCTCATCGACCCCTGCTACCCTGAACGGCATGATGGTTCAGGGGATCTTGCTTTCTTTGAGCTTCAGTTTACGCTTTTTGAGAGGAAATAACTATGTTAGAAACATTGCAACTCCGCAAGGGAGAGCCACAGGAAAACGTCGTTACCGTTCAGCCTCAATATCATCGAGAACCGGCACAAAGCCGCCGCGTTCCTCTTATAAATGGCCGCTTCGCTTTGTTCGGGCAGGTTCTGCGATTTGCCCTGGTTGGCGGGCTGAATACAGTGGTAGATTTATTGATCTTGAATGGCCTGTTGTGGCTGTTTCCTACGAGCAGCACCGTCATGCTGCTGGCTTACAGCGCTTTCGCTTTTAGTATAGGAGCCATCAACAGCTTTCTCTTCAACAAATATTGGACCTTCGAGCAAAGACAGAAGACGACCCGCAAGGAACTGTTGCGCTTCGTCGCGACAACCTTGTGCGGCATCGTATGGAGCAGTATCATCCTCTGGCTTGCCAGCAATCTGCTGCATCCCGTGCTGGTCAATGCCATCGTGTGGGCGAATGCCTCGAAGGTATTTGCTATCGGCGGCACCGCGCTGATCTCCTACCTGGGGATGCGACTGTGGGTCTTCGTGAGTAAGGGACACGCGGAGCAAACAACATCCCGGCGACTCGCTACAATCCCACTTGAAGATCGAATACTGCCGGTTATGCAAGAAAGAGCTGCTTCCGGCGAATACCAGCAGCATCTTGTAGGTAGACGGCACGATAAGCCTCTCGTTGGTCATAGCCTCTCCGTCATTCTGCCCGCATATAACGAAGAGCAGGTCATCGCCAGCACCATTTTCGATGTTCTCGCCGTCTTGACCGGCTGGCATATGGACTTTGAGGTGCTGGTTGTCAACGATGGGAGTACGGACCGCACGGGAGCGATTGTCGCCGCGATTGCCGGTACATATCCGCAGGTTCGTCTCATCACCCATCCCATCAACCAGGGCTATGGAGCAGCCCTCGCGAGCGGCTTCGCGGCAGCGTCGAAGGATTTGACCTTTTTCATGGACTCCGACGGGCAATTTGACATACGCGACCTGCAACAATTTTTCCCCTACATCGATGAATACGAGGCTGTGATTGGCTATCGCATCGACCGCCAGGACTCGTGGATGCGCAAGCTCAATGCCTGGGGATGGAAACTCCTGATTCATACAGTCCTGGGCGTGCGCGTTCGCGACGTAGATTGCGCTTTCAAACTCCTGCACACCGCATTCCTGCGCCAGCATCCATTGGAGACACGCGGCGCCATGATCAACGCCGAGTTACTATACAAGTTGACGCGCGCGGGAGCCAGCTATCGCGAGATCGGCGTTCATCATCGCCCGCGCCTGGCCGGGCGCGCCACAGGAGCAAACCCAGTCGTCATCCTGCGCGCGCTGCGCGACCTCTTCACGTATGCCTGGAAATGGGGCGTAGGAGCCAGATTGGAATTCTCTCATGACTCTCCAATAGAAAATCAATAAGCAGGCTCTATGCTTGAGCTCATAAAACGATATACCTGGCGCAATTGCCAGAACATTTACTAACACGAGGAGAAGAACTACATGGCAATAGTAGATACGACGGCTCAAGTACAAGCGGGTGAGCATACGGCTGGGAAGAAGGCCGCTACTCCCTCATCTCTCTGGCAGCGGCTGGCGCTGGTGGGGGTAATGCTCATCTCGATCTTCATGAATTTTTACCAGTTGGGGCAGAATGGCTTCGGCAACCTGTATTATGCCGCCGGGGTGCGCAGTATGCTCGATAACCTGCACAATTTCTTCTTTGTCTCATACGACCCCGGCGGCTTTGTCACCATTGACAAACCTCCACTGGGCTTCTGGCTGCAAGTGCTGAGTGCCAAAATCTTCGGTTTTACGCCTTTCAGCGTATTTCTGCCCCAGGCGCTGGCAGGCGTGCTCTCGGTAGCCCTGCTGTATCACCTGGTGCGGCGTCACTTTGGCGTGGTGGCCGGTCTGCTGGCTGCGCTGGCACTGGCGCTCAGTCCGATCAGCATCGTGACCAATCGCAATAATACGATTGATAGCACGCTGGCGCTGGTTCTGCTGTTAGGGGCCTGGGCAGTGCTACGGGCCGCCGAAACCGGGAAGCTGCGCTGGCTGCTGCTGTGCGCCGTAGCGGTAGGAGTAGGCTTCAATATCAAGATGCTGGAAGCTTACCTGGTCGTGCCCGCCTATGGCCTGCTCTACCTGCTCGCCGCGCCCAGGAGCATATGGAAGCGCGTGCTGCACCTGGCACTGGCCGGACTGCTGCTGCTCTCCATTTCGCTCTCATGGGCGCTGGCCGTTGATCTCACCCCGGCCTCGCAACGTCCCTATGTCGGCTCCAGCCAGAATAACTCAGAAATTAGCCTCGCGCTTGGCTACAATGGTATCAGCCGCCTGCTGGGACAATTCGGCATCGGCGGACGCACAAATGCGAACGCGGGCGCTTCCAATCAATCCAGCAACGCGAATGGAAATGGCGGACCGCAGGGCGCCGGAGGCAGCAACGGCGTTTTTGATACCGGTACGCCTGGCCCGCTGCGTCTCTTTACTGAACCATTAGGAGGACAGATCGCCTGGCTGTTACCCCTGGCGATACTCGGCGCGCTCGCGGTTGCCTGGCAGCGACGACCACGCCCGCAAAGCGACCGCAAACAGCAATCACTGATATTGTGGGGTATGTGGCTGCTGACCATGGGCGTTTTCTTCAGCGTCGCGGGCTTCTTCCACCAGTACTACCTGACCGAGATGGCGCCAGCCATTGCCGCGCTCTCTGGCATAGGCATCGTCACTATGTGGAAGGATTACCGCCGCTCTGGATGGAGAGGCTGGCTGCTGCCCCTGGCATTGATCGCCACGGCTGTCGTCCAGATCAACATCCTGAATAGCTATCCCACCTGGGGCCAGGCGCTCATACCTATCATCGCCATCCTTTGCGTAGGGGGAGCCATCGTACTGTTCGTTCTCCGCCTGCTCCCGCGCTTCGACCTCGCTATCAACAAGGCGCGTTATATGCTGCCCATACTGGCTCTTGCTATCCTGGGGCTGGTGATTACGCCTACCGTGTGGGCTGCCATACCGGTGCTGGAAGACGTTTCCGTTCAGTTGCCGGTGGCAGGCCCAACCCAGCAAGGGGGCTTTGGCGGCAATGGCACCGCGAACATAGGAGGCGTAAATGCCGCGCTCATTAAATACCTGGAAGCACACCAGGGGAGCGCGAAGTACCTGGTAGCGGTACCCAGCTCAAACACGGCCGATAGCATCATCCTGGCAACCAACAGGCCGGTCATGGCCCTGGGAGGCTTCAGCGGCAGCGACCCCATCCTGACGACCTCGCAGCTAGCCGCGCTTGTAAAGAGTGGAACGGTGCGCTACTTCCTGCTTGGCTCCTTCGGGGGAGGCTCTGGTTCATCCCAGCAAACACTCGACCAGTTGCCCGGCCAGAACGGAGATTTTCCAGGACCCGGAGCAGATGTGCCAGGAGGATTCGGCGGGTCGGGCGGTTCTGGTCCCGGCCAGCAAAGTTCTCTCACTTCCTGGGTGACACAGAACTGCACGGCAGTACCGTCAAGCGCCTGGCAATCCTCTTCGACCAGCAGTGGGTCTGGCTCAGGTGGAGGAACGCTGTACTATTGCTCGACTACGAAATGAACGCTTTAGCTGGACGGCTTTGCATGCCGTCCAGCTTCCTTCCAATATTGGAAACCTCACATTTTTCTCCAATGAAGATTAAATCAACACAGGCTATGCTCATACTGTGAGGAAAAGAGACCTCACCTATGCATTTGAAAGTCAGAAGGAGAGCAGACAATGGAAACAAATCCATACGAATATGAACAATCTATTCCCTGGATACCGCAGCAGAATCAAATGTTCGCAAAGAAAGATACTACAGCCATGAAGGAGCAGACTGCCTGGCCGCTTTCACCTGCGCAATACCGGGGGCAACAGCAAAGAGTTAGCGCTCAACGGCTCCAAAATGTTGTGGCGCCTCTTGCGGATGCCAGGAGGGAAGGGCAGTCCACTCTTGCAAGCGCCAGGAGGGAAGGCCAGGCGCCCGTAAAAGGCACCAGGAGTACAAGGCAGGCACCCAAAGAGCAGCGCATGACAAAGGCGCGCGCATTGGAGCTGGTTCGC is from Ktedonobacteraceae bacterium and encodes:
- a CDS encoding glycosyltransferase family 39 protein → MAIVDTTAQVQAGEHTAGKKAATPSSLWQRLALVGVMLISIFMNFYQLGQNGFGNLYYAAGVRSMLDNLHNFFFVSYDPGGFVTIDKPPLGFWLQVLSAKIFGFTPFSVFLPQALAGVLSVALLYHLVRRHFGVVAGLLAALALALSPISIVTNRNNTIDSTLALVLLLGAWAVLRAAETGKLRWLLLCAVAVGVGFNIKMLEAYLVVPAYGLLYLLAAPRSIWKRVLHLALAGLLLLSISLSWALAVDLTPASQRPYVGSSQNNSEISLALGYNGISRLLGQFGIGGRTNANAGASNQSSNANGNGGPQGAGGSNGVFDTGTPGPLRLFTEPLGGQIAWLLPLAILGALAVAWQRRPRPQSDRKQQSLILWGMWLLTMGVFFSVAGFFHQYYLTEMAPAIAALSGIGIVTMWKDYRRSGWRGWLLPLALIATAVVQINILNSYPTWGQALIPIIAILCVGGAIVLFVLRLLPRFDLAINKARYMLPILALAILGLVITPTVWAAIPVLEDVSVQLPVAGPTQQGGFGGNGTANIGGVNAALIKYLEAHQGSAKYLVAVPSSNTADSIILATNRPVMALGGFSGSDPILTTSQLAALVKSGTVRYFLLGSFGGGSGSSQQTLDQLPGQNGDFPGPGADVPGGFGGSGGSGPGQQSSLTSWVTQNCTAVPSSAWQSSSTSSGSGSGGGTLYYCSTTK